One Persephonella hydrogeniphila DNA window includes the following coding sequences:
- the htpX gene encoding zinc metalloprotease HtpX yields MHTIKTVLLLGVLTGLFLVVGKILGGQTGMVIAFIFAMAMNFFAYWFSDKLALKMYGAREISYEEAPWLHDMVAELAKNAGIPKPKVYLAPIDIPNAFATGRDPKHAVVAVTSGILNILSPEELRGVLAHEIAHIKNRDILISSIAATIGGAISMLAEMAFWSNLFGGNDEEDNGIGGLIGLLFLFILAPITAMLIQMAISRSREYAADATGAQICRCPLSLAKALEKLEMAAQQLAPVAQREVNPGTAHMMIVNPLRGSAIAALFSTHPPTEERIRRLYEMARKMGQV; encoded by the coding sequence ATGCATACGATTAAAACAGTTCTGTTACTTGGTGTTTTAACAGGACTGTTTCTTGTGGTCGGTAAAATTTTAGGTGGGCAAACAGGAATGGTCATTGCCTTCATTTTTGCTATGGCAATGAACTTCTTTGCCTACTGGTTCTCAGACAAACTTGCTCTCAAAATGTACGGGGCGAGGGAAATCTCTTACGAAGAGGCACCATGGCTTCATGATATGGTTGCAGAACTGGCTAAAAATGCTGGAATACCAAAGCCGAAAGTTTATCTTGCTCCTATAGATATTCCTAACGCTTTTGCAACAGGTAGAGATCCTAAACATGCTGTTGTTGCCGTAACATCTGGAATACTTAACATACTGTCTCCAGAAGAGTTGAGAGGAGTATTAGCCCATGAGATAGCCCACATCAAGAACAGGGATATACTTATATCTTCGATAGCTGCAACAATTGGTGGTGCTATTTCTATGCTGGCTGAAATGGCTTTCTGGTCAAATCTATTTGGTGGTAATGATGAAGAAGACAACGGCATAGGAGGCCTTATAGGTTTACTATTTCTATTCATTCTTGCACCAATAACAGCTATGCTCATACAGATGGCCATATCCCGTTCAAGGGAATACGCAGCTGATGCTACAGGAGCACAGATCTGTAGATGTCCGTTATCTCTGGCAAAAGCTCTGGAGAAGCTTGAGATGGCAGCACAGCAGCTTGCACCTGTTGCCCAGAGAGAGGTAAATCCAGGAACTGCCCATATGATGATAGTAAATCCTCTGAGAGGTTCTGCTATCGCTGCTCTTTTCTCAACACATCCTCCAACAGAGGAGAGGATAAGAAGACTTTATGAAATGGCAAGAAAGATGGGGCAAGTGTAA
- a CDS encoding EAL domain-containing protein: MEEQKILEKTIQNLMEDPDIKIFLSRDLLETTKNKLSELLKNLPDFNNYLIEKKLTDFGSYIFETGVPVKIFSKITNILENILPFSQNMTKNYMSRGYLIQMIRIHKEAIFPVYLQMENMKEIKMLEHFRRHLLYLLQVITAIEEEMYYQFEPFDEKKCPLHNWLTSDEATKIFDKEIKRIKNIHNSIHRLSTLLLERMKNFQYYSAVKIYDEIFKNSLHLLFYSRSYTENLLTEKKEKLQKIVRKLRSLSEQDTVTRIHNDIRLFKVLKIHMRSKKEFYIAIFDIDDFRYINQVYGFKIGNILLKEVAKTLESFKSKYKILNFKTGSNSFVSIIFEKNVENIIKDIKKSTENIELDVKIDTHSVKFYPKLTAAYLKVDNFFSSPDEVLEILDIVLYRGKRENKGSIVSYDKKKDSKIEVAKCLDKQIFLGYAIKENKIKPFFQPIFNIKTGEILGFEALFRIERDGEIYPAGDFINIAYKTGLIAEVDKLITKYILSNMDILNRYTIFLNISPQTLKEKWFVESARYLDNCVFEITEQMAFENINKLKMLNIETSNSMALDDFGSGYSSIKTVVELASHNVISFLKIDGAIIRDIDKNRESFFIVESIVKIAKTLSLKTVAEFIENKRILEIIRNLQIDYAQGFYLGKPSPITEINNFKILKTKE, from the coding sequence ATGGAAGAGCAGAAGATATTAGAAAAAACGATTCAAAACTTGATGGAAGATCCTGATATAAAAATTTTTTTAAGTAGAGACCTTTTAGAAACTACCAAAAATAAACTATCTGAATTACTGAAAAACTTACCAGATTTTAACAATTATCTCATTGAAAAAAAACTAACAGATTTTGGTAGTTACATTTTTGAAACCGGAGTTCCGGTAAAAATATTTTCAAAAATCACAAACATATTAGAAAACATTCTGCCATTTTCCCAAAATATGACGAAAAATTATATGTCTCGAGGATATTTAATCCAAATGATAAGGATACATAAAGAGGCTATTTTTCCTGTTTATCTCCAAATGGAAAATATGAAAGAGATAAAAATGTTAGAACATTTTAGAAGGCACCTACTTTATCTTCTACAGGTGATCACAGCAATTGAAGAAGAAATGTATTACCAATTTGAACCTTTTGACGAAAAAAAATGCCCCCTACATAATTGGTTAACCTCCGATGAAGCTACAAAAATTTTCGACAAAGAGATAAAGCGTATAAAAAATATACACAACTCTATACATAGATTAAGTACCCTTCTTTTAGAGCGAATGAAGAACTTTCAGTACTACTCTGCAGTAAAGATATATGACGAGATTTTTAAAAATTCATTACACTTACTTTTTTATTCCAGATCCTATACAGAAAATCTTTTAACTGAAAAAAAAGAAAAACTTCAAAAAATAGTAAGAAAATTAAGAAGTCTTTCTGAACAAGATACAGTAACAAGAATTCACAATGACATCAGATTATTTAAAGTTTTAAAGATACATATGCGTTCAAAAAAGGAGTTTTATATTGCGATATTTGATATCGATGATTTTAGATACATTAATCAGGTATACGGTTTTAAAATCGGGAATATTCTCCTTAAAGAAGTAGCAAAAACTTTAGAATCTTTCAAAAGTAAATACAAAATTTTAAATTTTAAAACCGGTAGTAACTCTTTTGTTAGTATCATATTTGAGAAAAATGTAGAAAACATTATAAAAGATATAAAGAAGAGCACAGAAAATATTGAATTAGATGTAAAGATAGATACCCACTCTGTAAAATTTTATCCGAAACTTACAGCTGCCTATCTTAAGGTAGATAATTTCTTCTCCTCTCCAGATGAGGTACTGGAGATACTGGATATAGTTCTTTATAGAGGAAAAAGAGAAAATAAAGGAAGTATAGTCAGTTATGATAAGAAAAAAGATTCAAAGATAGAAGTTGCCAAATGCCTCGATAAACAGATTTTTTTAGGATATGCAATAAAGGAAAATAAAATTAAACCTTTCTTCCAACCTATCTTTAATATCAAAACAGGCGAAATTCTTGGATTTGAAGCCCTATTTAGAATAGAGAGAGATGGAGAAATATATCCCGCAGGAGATTTTATAAATATTGCATACAAAACAGGCTTGATAGCAGAAGTAGATAAACTGATAACAAAATATATACTCTCTAACATGGATATTTTAAATAGATACACAATTTTTTTAAATATATCTCCACAAACATTGAAAGAAAAGTGGTTTGTTGAGTCTGCCAGATATTTGGACAATTGTGTTTTTGAAATTACTGAACAGATGGCTTTTGAAAATATAAACAAACTTAAAATGCTTAATATCGAAACATCTAACAGTATGGCTTTAGATGATTTTGGCTCGGGATACTCCTCGATAAAAACGGTGGTTGAACTTGCCTCACACAATGTGATTTCTTTTCTCAAAATAGATGGAGCTATCATCAGAGATATAGATAAAAACAGGGAAAGTTTTTTTATTGTTGAAAGTATAGTGAAAATCGCAAAAACTCTTAGTTTAAAAACTGTTGCTGAGTTCATTGAGAATAAAAGAATTTTAGAAATCATAAGAAACCTTCAGATAGATTATGCTCAAGGTTTTTATCTTGGCAAACCGTCACCTATAACTGAAATAAATAATTTCAAAATATTGAAGACAAAGGAGTAA
- a CDS encoding universal stress protein: MPVNKIIFLQQKKLNFNNLDVAIFISEKLQKKLILYLIDIPQEEKEKAVSVLSSKDVDFDIKNQLEFDEATEEIEAEKPDLLIVTQEKISPLEHIFKITTSEKLVKKLENLDIIMLKEDEYRINKVLINIDKESSTPYYIKSAYLFASKLGVDFNMITSFYESFYENRLRKTHPDEEAKQLVAELFKEHIDTVKRKIAEALSGEEAELIIIKGDPKKEIPYYARTHEYDLLVINEDIKDRESYIENSETSISIFKDKE, translated from the coding sequence ATGCCTGTTAATAAAATAATTTTTTTACAGCAAAAAAAACTGAACTTTAATAATTTAGACGTTGCCATATTCATATCTGAGAAACTTCAGAAAAAGTTAATCCTGTATCTCATTGACATTCCTCAGGAAGAAAAAGAAAAGGCTGTATCTGTTCTTTCTTCAAAAGATGTAGATTTTGATATAAAAAATCAATTGGAGTTTGATGAAGCTACAGAAGAGATTGAAGCAGAGAAACCTGATCTTCTCATCGTTACTCAGGAAAAGATATCTCCTTTAGAACATATCTTTAAGATCACAACCTCCGAAAAGTTGGTTAAAAAGTTAGAGAACTTGGATATTATCATGTTAAAAGAGGATGAATACCGTATTAACAAGGTACTTATCAATATAGATAAAGAGAGCTCTACACCTTACTATATAAAATCTGCCTATCTCTTTGCCAGCAAACTGGGTGTAGATTTCAATATGATTACATCTTTTTATGAGTCCTTCTATGAAAACAGACTCAGGAAAACTCATCCTGATGAAGAAGCGAAACAGCTTGTTGCTGAACTGTTTAAAGAGCATATAGACACAGTAAAAAGGAAAATCGCTGAAGCTTTATCTGGAGAAGAGGCAGAGCTTATTATAATAAAGGGAGACCCTAAGAAAGAGATACCTTATTATGCACGGACACATGAATATGATCTTTTAGTGATAAATGAGGATATAAAGGATAGAGAGTCCTATATAGAAAATTCAGAAACTTCAATAAGCATATTTAAAGACAAAGAGTAA
- a CDS encoding SLC13 family permease, translating into MEHQTILGMIGLGSKEDLYWISILLFVGTYAMIILEKFFHRVPAALLGGMLAVFLGVVTPESAWESIDHNTMFLLIGMMVIVSVLIESGFFSILSSVALKITKGDPFKIILTFTMLTAVLSAFLDNVTTVLFMIPILISITSKLKLKPIPYVIATVLASNIGGTATLIGDPPNIIIGSLGGFTFMDFIVNIAPIVVVTHIIGTIVFIAMMKFRGDLEPKITDQKEIMRIVEEQRVEYDVILMRKGLIVFGITILLFFLHHILHLEAGTIALFMASILMIWSRENPEKIFERVEWTTLMFFLGLFVVIGGLEHSGVFEDAAHLVAGVITDPISGILILGSLSAVISGIVDNIPFTMAMSYVLIDLGKTATFDVEPLWWALALGACLGGNLTIIGASANVVAAGLSEREGYPIKFFEFVKQGTPVTVVTVIVALGLLWLKYTIF; encoded by the coding sequence GTGGAACATCAAACAATATTAGGAATGATAGGTCTCGGCTCAAAAGAAGATCTCTACTGGATTTCTATTCTTCTTTTTGTCGGTACTTACGCAATGATCATACTGGAAAAGTTTTTCCACAGGGTACCGGCAGCTCTATTAGGAGGAATGTTAGCTGTTTTTCTTGGAGTAGTAACGCCAGAATCAGCGTGGGAGTCTATTGACCATAACACTATGTTTCTTCTTATAGGAATGATGGTAATAGTTTCTGTATTGATTGAGAGTGGATTTTTCTCGATTCTTTCTTCTGTAGCACTGAAAATAACAAAGGGAGATCCCTTTAAGATAATACTTACATTTACCATGCTTACAGCTGTTCTTTCTGCGTTTTTGGACAATGTAACAACTGTCTTATTTATGATACCAATTCTTATATCTATAACTTCTAAGCTTAAGCTGAAACCTATTCCCTATGTAATAGCGACAGTTCTCGCTTCAAACATAGGAGGAACCGCAACTCTGATAGGAGATCCTCCAAATATTATTATAGGTTCACTTGGTGGGTTCACATTTATGGATTTTATTGTGAATATCGCACCTATTGTTGTCGTAACACATATAATAGGTACAATAGTTTTTATTGCCATGATGAAGTTCCGGGGGGATCTTGAACCTAAGATTACCGATCAGAAAGAGATTATGAGAATCGTTGAGGAACAAAGGGTTGAGTATGATGTTATATTGATGAGGAAAGGACTTATTGTATTCGGTATCACTATTTTACTGTTTTTCCTGCACCATATACTCCATCTTGAAGCAGGTACTATAGCTCTCTTTATGGCGTCTATACTTATGATTTGGTCAAGGGAAAATCCAGAAAAGATATTTGAAAGGGTTGAGTGGACAACTCTTATGTTTTTCTTAGGTTTGTTTGTTGTTATAGGAGGACTTGAACATTCAGGTGTTTTTGAGGATGCAGCTCATCTTGTTGCAGGTGTGATTACAGACCCTATTTCAGGTATACTTATCCTCGGCAGTCTTTCTGCAGTGATATCCGGTATTGTAGATAACATTCCTTTTACAATGGCTATGTCTTACGTCCTTATAGATTTAGGCAAAACGGCTACCTTTGATGTGGAACCTTTATGGTGGGCTCTTGCTCTTGGAGCCTGTCTTGGAGGAAATCTTACAATTATAGGGGCTTCTGCAAACGTTGTTGCTGCTGGTCTGTCTGAAAGAGAAGGATATCCTATAAAATTCTTTGAGTTTGTTAAACAGGGAACTCCTGTAACAGTTGTTACTGTTATTGTAGCCCTTGGTTTACTGTGGCTTAAATATACTATTTTTTAA
- a CDS encoding DEAD/DEAH box helicase — protein sequence MKLKEQIYVSDNLLKTPEIKTQLIFVKDAFCFISENLLKEIPQVKNQGQIFTKKLDINKLLQEKKSNKNNQKLKNYSIFDLLKPILMPSIDFKLPENIHFPHKLFNYQIEGIKFLISKEFALLADQMGTGKTVMSVTAARILFLKGNIKKAVIVVPSNLITVWEEHLKKWASELVFITLNEKKSGRVLLYSKDSHIYLISYDTLKNDYKYSKDILKRFSNDIDLVILDEAHNIKNPDALKTKAVKFIAKHSKIRWALSGTPLQNNLKELLSLYEFLNPQYIKTENITEEKARELIKPVMLRRLKKDVLKDLPEKLPPEIEKFDLSPLQQAEYDYVLGRETERLQEIYDRFKGEKNFRFIMKQNLIRSIQKLRQICNFPTKGIDSPKMERLREMVIELIKDGEKVVVFTNFIKAGVEKIVKNLSFYINPDYIVVYHGGMKPEEKKEAVRQFRENKKKYVFVGTIGAAGEGLTLVESSYAVFFDLHWNPAKIWQAEDRIHRIGQKNKVNIYSFIMKDTVEEKIIQKLEEKRKMIENVIDGIEKKEEELITVEDLIEFVGLKAFKEGENALQNKSSS from the coding sequence TTGAAGCTGAAAGAGCAGATATATGTATCAGATAACCTACTTAAAACTCCAGAGATAAAAACACAGCTTATTTTTGTCAAAGATGCTTTCTGTTTTATATCTGAAAATCTTTTAAAGGAGATTCCACAGGTAAAAAATCAGGGTCAGATTTTTACAAAAAAATTAGATATAAATAAACTCCTTCAGGAAAAGAAAAGTAACAAAAATAATCAAAAACTCAAAAATTACAGTATATTCGATCTTTTAAAACCTATTCTTATGCCCTCTATAGACTTTAAACTGCCGGAAAATATCCATTTCCCCCATAAACTTTTCAATTATCAGATAGAAGGTATCAAATTTCTTATATCTAAAGAGTTTGCCCTCCTTGCCGACCAGATGGGTACAGGAAAAACTGTTATGTCTGTGACAGCAGCAAGAATTCTTTTTCTGAAAGGGAATATAAAAAAAGCCGTTATTGTAGTTCCTTCAAATCTCATCACTGTATGGGAAGAGCATCTAAAAAAATGGGCTTCTGAACTTGTCTTTATAACATTAAATGAAAAAAAATCAGGGAGAGTACTGCTTTACAGTAAAGACAGCCATATATACCTGATAAGCTATGACACTCTAAAGAATGATTACAAATATTCAAAAGATATACTGAAAAGATTTTCAAATGATATAGACCTTGTAATACTCGATGAAGCCCACAACATAAAAAATCCAGATGCACTGAAAACAAAAGCTGTAAAATTTATAGCAAAACACTCAAAGATAAGGTGGGCATTAAGCGGAACTCCTTTACAGAACAACCTGAAAGAGCTTCTATCTCTGTATGAGTTCCTTAATCCCCAGTACATAAAAACAGAAAATATAACAGAAGAAAAAGCAAGAGAGCTGATAAAACCTGTAATGCTGAGAAGATTGAAAAAAGACGTTTTAAAGGATCTACCAGAGAAACTGCCTCCTGAAATAGAAAAGTTTGATCTCTCTCCTCTCCAACAGGCAGAGTATGATTATGTTTTAGGAAGAGAAACAGAAAGACTGCAGGAGATATACGATAGATTCAAAGGTGAAAAAAATTTCAGATTTATAATGAAACAGAACCTGATCAGATCTATTCAAAAGCTAAGACAGATATGTAATTTCCCTACGAAGGGAATAGACAGTCCTAAAATGGAAAGATTACGGGAGATGGTTATAGAACTGATAAAAGATGGAGAAAAAGTGGTTGTGTTCACAAACTTCATTAAAGCCGGCGTAGAAAAAATAGTGAAAAATCTGTCATTTTATATAAATCCTGATTATATAGTGGTGTACCACGGAGGTATGAAACCGGAAGAAAAAAAAGAAGCTGTCAGACAGTTCAGAGAAAATAAAAAAAAGTATGTATTTGTAGGAACTATAGGTGCTGCAGGTGAAGGTCTTACCCTTGTTGAGTCCAGCTATGCTGTATTTTTTGATCTCCACTGGAATCCGGCAAAAATATGGCAGGCAGAGGATAGGATTCACAGAATAGGACAGAAGAATAAAGTTAATATATACAGCTTCATAATGAAAGATACTGTAGAAGAAAAAATTATTCAAAAACTGGAAGAAAAAAGAAAAATGATAGAAAATGTTATTGATGGAATAGAGAAAAAGGAAGAAGAACTTATCACAGTTGAAGATCTAATAGAATTTGTAGGCTTAAAAGCCTTCAAGGAGGGCGAAAATGCATTACAGAACAAAAGTTCATCCTAA
- a CDS encoding CZB domain-containing protein — MEKISLSLEGKIDWTPTDHTQCNLGKWYYSKGKEEIKMYDQQAVEIFNSIEEPHARLHTIGISAIRKAKEKEAKEAIELAKKMYRESKEIIDKLFQLYNVVSINVNAGETR; from the coding sequence ATGGAAAAAATTTCTCTATCTTTGGAAGGAAAGATTGACTGGACACCAACAGACCATACACAGTGTAATTTGGGGAAATGGTACTACTCAAAAGGAAAAGAAGAAATAAAAATGTACGACCAACAGGCTGTAGAGATTTTTAATTCCATTGAAGAACCTCATGCAAGGTTACACACCATAGGAATTTCGGCAATAAGAAAAGCAAAAGAAAAAGAAGCAAAAGAAGCTATCGAACTGGCAAAAAAAATGTACCGTGAATCAAAAGAAATCATTGACAAACTTTTCCAGTTATATAATGTTGTTAGTATAAACGTAAACGCCGGAGAAACAAGATGA
- a CDS encoding PAS domain-containing protein has translation MHYRTKVHPKNVESPFRPDEMFFSVTDLKGIILSGNDVFYRTSKFSKEELIGAPHNIIRHPDMPRIVFKLLWDYIKSGKPIVAYVKNMAKDGSYYWVLATVMPLKDENGKPKKYISIRIKPTTEYFELIKGLYKELLEAEKIGGMDASYKLLIEKLKELGYESYDQFMKEVLSKELEAKKDVLKVESIDHIEHGNHFGRVIKRIFDLSLKLNSIYDSIYQKITAFENFARVLQEKSNTIFSLTDYIRLISLNSSVESFKLGSKGASFSVLSAEMRKNSEMGNKIIEDMKKQTAGIMEDINLIVILINTSKLQIIMITKFLREVLRNLESETSSQEEQKEIETNLRDLLLLLITDARDITENSEDMQFQLSKIDEYMKKLKILIKRLEFLYLNGMVESAHHTETSFSIIFTEVNKLVESTREVLDSLHVPLFDVIQKNKNMIKEFREVENLIKRIYHELDTLQEIPQEV, from the coding sequence ATGCATTACAGAACAAAAGTTCATCCTAAAAATGTAGAATCTCCTTTTAGACCTGATGAGATGTTCTTTTCTGTTACAGATCTGAAAGGAATTATTCTGTCAGGAAATGATGTATTCTACAGGACAAGTAAGTTTTCTAAAGAAGAACTGATAGGAGCTCCCCATAATATCATCAGACATCCAGATATGCCGAGAATAGTTTTTAAACTCCTGTGGGATTACATAAAATCAGGCAAGCCAATAGTAGCTTACGTAAAAAATATGGCAAAAGACGGAAGCTACTACTGGGTACTTGCAACAGTAATGCCACTGAAAGATGAAAACGGAAAACCTAAAAAATACATATCCATTAGAATAAAACCCACAACAGAGTATTTCGAGCTTATTAAAGGTCTGTATAAAGAACTCCTTGAGGCTGAGAAGATAGGAGGTATGGATGCTTCTTATAAGCTACTAATAGAAAAACTGAAAGAGTTAGGCTACGAGTCATACGACCAGTTTATGAAAGAGGTTTTATCTAAAGAGCTGGAGGCGAAAAAAGATGTACTGAAAGTTGAATCGATAGACCATATAGAGCACGGGAACCATTTTGGTAGAGTAATAAAAAGAATATTTGATCTATCGTTGAAGCTGAACAGTATTTATGACAGTATATACCAGAAAATAACAGCTTTTGAAAATTTCGCCAGAGTACTGCAGGAAAAGTCCAACACAATCTTCAGTCTCACAGATTATATCAGACTTATATCTCTGAACTCCTCTGTTGAGTCATTTAAATTAGGAAGTAAAGGAGCATCCTTTTCTGTTCTATCGGCAGAGATGAGAAAAAACTCAGAGATGGGAAACAAAATAATAGAGGATATGAAAAAACAAACAGCAGGCATTATGGAAGATATAAACCTGATAGTAATACTGATTAATACATCTAAGCTCCAGATAATCATGATAACAAAGTTTTTAAGAGAGGTTTTACGAAACTTAGAATCAGAAACATCTTCACAGGAAGAACAGAAAGAGATAGAAACAAACCTGAGGGATCTTTTACTACTACTTATAACAGATGCACGGGATATAACAGAAAATTCAGAAGATATGCAGTTTCAACTCAGCAAGATAGATGAGTATATGAAAAAACTGAAGATTTTAATTAAAAGACTTGAATTTCTCTATCTTAATGGTATGGTTGAGTCTGCACACCATACAGAAACAAGTTTTTCTATTATATTTACAGAAGTGAACAAACTCGTAGAGTCTACAAGAGAAGTCTTAGACAGCCTGCATGTTCCCCTATTTGATGTTATACAGAAAAATAAAAATATGATAAAGGAGTTTAGAGAAGTTGAAAATCTGATAAAAAGAATATACCACGAGTTAGATACACTTCAGGAAATTCCGCAGGAGGTTTAG
- the cutA gene encoding divalent-cation tolerance protein CutA — MGYIVVLVTTPDKETAERLALGLIENKLAACVNISEQVSSVYFWQGNIENEKESLMIIKSREDLFEDLEQFIRKNHPYTVPEIIALPIIKGSSAYLNWIDETVDRK; from the coding sequence ATGGGGTATATAGTTGTCCTTGTAACAACTCCAGATAAAGAAACTGCAGAGAGATTAGCTCTTGGGCTTATAGAAAACAAACTTGCAGCATGTGTTAATATCAGTGAGCAGGTAAGCTCTGTTTACTTCTGGCAAGGAAACATAGAAAACGAAAAAGAAAGTCTTATGATTATAAAAAGTAGAGAAGATCTTTTTGAAGATTTAGAACAGTTTATAAGGAAAAATCATCCGTACACAGTTCCTGAGATTATAGCTCTGCCTATTATAAAAGGCTCTTCAGCGTATCTGAACTGGATAGATGAAACAGTAGATAGAAAATGA
- the dnaK gene encoding molecular chaperone DnaK, producing MGKVIGIDLGTTNSVVSVMSGGEPIVIANQEGFRTTPSVVSWTKEGEILVGDPAKRRAVLDPENTIYESKRFIGRKYDEVKEEIKYVSYKVVPDEKGDAAFDVPNAGKLVRPEEVGAQVLKKLKEAAEAYLGEKVTEAVITVPAYFNERQRQATKDAGKIAGLEVKRIINEPTAAALAYGLDKKSDVKILVYDFGGGTFDVSILEGGEGVIEVKVSDGDTHLGGSDIDARIIDWLVEEFKKEHGIDLTQDKTAFQRLKEAAEQAKKELSFKMETEINLPFITIDPNTNQPLHLEKKLTRARLEEMIKDLIDRTMDIVKRALEEAKLTPQDIDDVVLVGGSTRIPLVQQRIKEFFGKEPHKGVNPDEVVAVGAAIQGGVLAGEVKDVLLIDVTPLSLGIETLGGVMTVLIPRNTPIPTKKCEIFTTAADNQTQVEIHVLQGERKMAKENKSLGRFFLTDIPPAPRGVPQIEVCFDIDADGILHVTATDKATGKSQSITVQQSSGLTEEEINKIIEEAKKHEEEDRKFQETVELRNQLDALVYSLEKTVKENESKLSEEEKKEAEEVLKEARDALASNEREKIQQAIDRVTSVANKIAQKLYQSGGQSSGGEKKGPDEDVIEPEVN from the coding sequence ATGGGAAAAGTTATAGGAATAGACCTTGGAACAACAAACTCTGTTGTTTCTGTAATGTCAGGGGGTGAACCTATAGTAATAGCAAATCAAGAAGGTTTCAGAACTACACCTTCTGTAGTTTCATGGACAAAAGAAGGTGAAATACTTGTTGGTGATCCGGCAAAAAGAAGAGCTGTTTTAGATCCTGAAAATACAATTTACGAATCAAAGAGATTTATAGGTAGAAAGTACGATGAAGTAAAGGAAGAGATAAAATACGTTTCCTACAAGGTAGTTCCTGATGAAAAAGGAGATGCTGCATTTGATGTCCCGAATGCAGGAAAACTTGTCAGACCGGAAGAGGTTGGGGCCCAGGTGTTAAAAAAACTGAAGGAAGCAGCAGAAGCGTACCTTGGAGAAAAAGTGACTGAAGCTGTTATAACAGTTCCTGCTTACTTTAACGAGAGACAGAGACAGGCAACAAAAGACGCAGGAAAAATAGCAGGATTAGAGGTTAAGAGAATAATAAACGAGCCTACTGCAGCTGCCCTTGCTTATGGACTTGATAAAAAATCAGATGTAAAAATACTTGTATATGACTTTGGTGGAGGAACATTTGATGTTTCTATTCTTGAAGGTGGAGAAGGAGTTATTGAGGTAAAAGTATCTGATGGAGATACGCACCTTGGTGGATCAGATATTGATGCGAGAATTATAGACTGGCTTGTAGAAGAGTTCAAAAAAGAACACGGTATCGATCTTACACAGGATAAGACAGCATTTCAGAGATTAAAAGAAGCAGCAGAGCAGGCTAAAAAAGAGTTGTCTTTCAAAATGGAAACAGAGATTAATCTGCCATTTATTACAATAGATCCAAACACAAATCAGCCTTTACACCTTGAGAAAAAGCTTACAAGAGCAAGACTTGAAGAAATGATAAAAGACCTTATTGACAGAACTATGGACATTGTTAAGAGAGCTCTTGAAGAAGCAAAACTGACCCCTCAGGATATAGATGATGTTGTTCTTGTTGGTGGTTCTACAAGAATTCCTCTTGTTCAGCAGAGAATAAAAGAGTTCTTTGGAAAAGAGCCTCACAAAGGGGTGAATCCTGACGAAGTTGTTGCTGTAGGAGCGGCTATTCAGGGTGGAGTTCTGGCAGGAGAAGTTAAGGATGTTCTACTGATAGATGTTACTCCTCTTTCACTTGGTATAGAAACACTGGGAGGTGTAATGACTGTACTTATTCCAAGAAATACACCAATACCTACAAAAAAATGTGAGATATTTACTACAGCAGCAGATAACCAGACACAGGTTGAGATACATGTTCTTCAAGGTGAAAGAAAGATGGCTAAAGAAAACAAATCTCTTGGTAGATTTTTCCTGACGGATATACCACCAGCACCAAGAGGTGTTCCACAGATAGAAGTCTGTTTCGATATAGATGCTGATGGAATACTGCATGTTACTGCAACAGATAAGGCAACAGGAAAATCCCAATCTATAACAGTTCAACAATCTTCAGGACTTACAGAAGAAGAAATTAACAAGATTATTGAAGAAGCTAAAAAACATGAAGAAGAAGACAGGAAATTTCAGGAAACAGTTGAGCTTAGAAATCAGTTAGATGCCCTTGTGTACAGTCTTGAAAAAACAGTAAAAGAAAACGAGTCAAAACTTTCAGAAGAGGAAAAGAAAGAAGCTGAGGAAGTACTTAAAGAAGCGAGAGATGCCCTTGCTTCCAACGAAAGAGAAAAAATACAACAGGCTATAGATAGAGTAACCTCTGTGGCGAACAAGATAGCCCAGAAACTTTATCAGTCAGGTGGTCAATCTTCAGGGGGAGAAAAGAAAGGTCCAGATGAAGATGTGATAGAACCGGAAGTTAACTAA